The nucleotide window AGGATCAGGTGTTCCGGAGCCTCGCGACGGGCAGGACGGTCTCGCAGGTCGCTCTGGAGCTGAATCTGAGCGCCAAGACCGTCAGCACCTACCGTACGCGCATCCTCGAGAAGATGGGGCTTCGAACGAACGCCGAGCTGACCGTGTACGCGGTCCGGAATCGCCTCGTCGAATAGCGGACCCGCCCCCGGCGACCCACGGGCCTGTCGGCGAAACACCGACAGGCCGCCCCGAATTCCCCTGACAGCAAAATCAGCGGCACGCCGATAGCGTGGCCCCGCGCCGCCTTCCCATCATGGATCCGGCACTCGTTCTGGATGTCTTCTTGCGGCAGAACGGCGGAACACCTGGGGAGGTCCCACATGAACGCAAGTCTTCCACCCAGGACGCGGGTCCTCGCGTCCCTCATCGTCTCTCTGGCGCTC belongs to Candidatus Eisenbacteria bacterium and includes:
- a CDS encoding LuxR C-terminal-related transcriptional regulator, which encodes DQVFRSLATGRTVSQVALELNLSAKTVSTYRTRILEKMGLRTNAELTVYAVRNRLVE